In the Klebsiella aerogenes KCTC 2190 genome, one interval contains:
- a CDS encoding LysR family transcriptional regulator, whose protein sequence is MKDDINQEITFRKLSVFMMFMAKGNIARTAEAMKLSSVSVHRALHTLEEGVGCPLFVHKGRNLLPLQAAWTLLEYCQDVMSLMSRGLEATRKVAGVGQGRLRIGTLYSLTLETVPRIIMGMKLRRPELELDLTMGSNQMLLDMLEDDALDAILIATNEGEYNNSAFDVVPLFEDDIFLAAPATEQLDTTQLADLRDYADRKFVSLAEGFATYAGFQEAFHVAGFEPEIVTRVNDIFSMISLVQAGVGFALLPGRMKKVYENDVQLLKLAEPYQMRQLISIVYSHHRERDADLLALAAEGRMYARSINR, encoded by the coding sequence ATGAAAGACGATATCAACCAGGAGATCACCTTCCGCAAGCTATCGGTCTTTATGATGTTTATGGCGAAGGGCAATATCGCCAGAACCGCCGAAGCCATGAAGCTCAGCAGCGTTAGCGTTCACCGCGCGCTGCATACGCTCGAAGAGGGAGTCGGCTGCCCGCTGTTTGTTCACAAAGGGCGCAACCTGCTGCCGCTGCAGGCGGCATGGACGCTGCTCGAGTACTGCCAGGATGTGATGAGTCTGATGAGCCGCGGGCTTGAGGCGACGCGTAAAGTCGCCGGCGTCGGTCAGGGACGGTTGCGCATCGGTACCCTCTATTCGCTGACGCTGGAAACCGTTCCGCGCATCATCATGGGGATGAAGCTGCGTCGCCCGGAGCTTGAACTGGATCTGACGATGGGCTCCAATCAGATGCTGCTGGATATGCTGGAAGACGATGCCCTTGACGCTATCTTAATCGCCACCAATGAAGGCGAGTACAATAATTCGGCTTTCGACGTGGTGCCGCTATTTGAAGATGATATCTTCCTCGCCGCGCCGGCGACGGAACAGCTGGATACCACTCAGCTCGCCGACCTGCGCGATTACGCCGATCGTAAATTTGTCTCGCTGGCGGAAGGGTTTGCGACGTATGCCGGATTTCAGGAGGCCTTTCATGTAGCCGGTTTTGAGCCGGAAATCGTGACCAGGGTGAATGATATCTTTTCGATGATAAGCCTGGTGCAGGCGGGCGTCGGGTTTGCGCTGCTGCCGGGGCGCATGAAGAAGGTTTACGAAAACGATGTGCAGCTGTTAAAGCTGGCGGAACCCTATCAGATGCGCCAGCTGATCTCTATCGTCTATTCACATCATCGCGAGCGCGATGCCGACCTGCTGGCGCTGGCGGCGGAAGGGCGCATGTACGCCCGCAGTATTAATCGCTAA
- the mqo gene encoding malate dehydrogenase (quinone), with product MPAIKKTIISMTALAMFVSTATYANGDTSKKTDFLLIGGGIMSASLGTWLQELQPEWKQVMVEKLDGVALESSNGWNNAGTGHSANMELNYTPQRADGSIDVSKALDINEQFMISRQFWSAQVKRGILHDPHSFINSTPHMSFVWGDNVDYLQKRYNALQQTTLFQGMKFSTDHAQIKQWAPLVMEGRDPQQKVAATWTPVGTDVNYGEITRQLIGSLKKSSNFSLQTSSEVTDFKRNADNSWHVTIKNVQSGEEQAIDAKYVFIGAGGGALKLLQKTGIPEADNYAGFPVGGSFLMTENPELTKLHQQKVYGQASVGAPPMSVPHLDARYLDGKRVVLFGPFATFSTKFLKNGSFFDLLSTTTTSNVLPMTHVGLDNFDLVKYLISQVMLNDDDRFAALKEYYPNARKEDWKLIQAGQRVQIIKKDAEKGGVLKLGTEVVVDQQKTISALLGASPGASTAAPITLNVLKQMFPQQFNSPEWQSRIRAIVPSYGEKLNGNVALTQQVWDDTAAALQLTKPPVIQMPETAPTATAKPAETPREASPQHDMAL from the coding sequence ATGCCTGCAATTAAAAAAACGATTATATCTATGACCGCATTAGCGATGTTCGTCAGTACGGCGACCTACGCAAATGGCGATACCTCGAAAAAAACTGACTTTCTGCTGATCGGCGGCGGCATCATGAGCGCCTCGCTGGGCACCTGGCTGCAGGAGTTGCAGCCGGAGTGGAAACAGGTGATGGTGGAGAAACTCGACGGCGTCGCGCTGGAGTCCTCCAACGGCTGGAATAACGCCGGTACCGGTCACTCGGCGAATATGGAACTGAACTACACGCCGCAGCGTGCAGACGGTTCTATTGATGTCAGCAAAGCGCTGGATATCAACGAACAGTTTATGATTTCGCGCCAGTTCTGGTCGGCGCAGGTCAAACGCGGTATTTTGCACGACCCGCACTCGTTTATTAATTCCACGCCGCATATGAGTTTCGTGTGGGGCGATAATGTGGATTATCTGCAAAAGCGTTATAACGCGCTGCAGCAGACCACCTTATTCCAGGGAATGAAATTCTCCACCGATCACGCGCAAATTAAACAGTGGGCGCCGTTGGTGATGGAAGGACGCGATCCGCAGCAAAAAGTGGCCGCGACCTGGACGCCGGTCGGTACCGATGTGAACTACGGTGAAATTACCCGTCAGCTGATCGGTAGCCTGAAAAAGAGCAGCAACTTCTCGCTGCAGACCTCTTCTGAAGTCACCGATTTTAAACGCAATGCCGACAACTCCTGGCACGTGACGATTAAGAACGTGCAGAGCGGTGAAGAGCAGGCTATCGACGCCAAATATGTCTTCATCGGCGCCGGCGGCGGCGCGTTGAAGCTGCTGCAGAAAACCGGTATTCCGGAAGCGGACAACTATGCGGGCTTCCCGGTAGGCGGCTCATTCCTGATGACCGAGAACCCGGAGCTGACTAAACTGCACCAGCAGAAAGTTTATGGTCAGGCTTCAGTTGGCGCGCCGCCGATGTCGGTACCGCACCTGGATGCTCGTTACCTCGATGGTAAGCGCGTGGTGCTGTTCGGGCCATTCGCCACCTTCTCCACCAAGTTCCTGAAAAACGGCTCGTTCTTCGATCTGCTGAGTACCACCACCACCAGCAACGTACTGCCGATGACCCACGTTGGCCTCGACAACTTCGATCTGGTGAAGTACCTGATTAGCCAGGTTATGCTCAACGATGATGACCGCTTTGCGGCGCTGAAAGAGTACTACCCGAACGCGCGTAAAGAAGACTGGAAACTGATTCAGGCCGGTCAGCGCGTGCAGATCATCAAAAAAGACGCGGAGAAGGGCGGCGTGCTGAAGCTCGGTACCGAAGTGGTGGTCGATCAGCAGAAAACGATTTCTGCGCTGCTCGGCGCATCGCCAGGTGCTTCCACCGCCGCGCCGATCACCCTGAACGTTCTCAAGCAGATGTTCCCGCAGCAGTTTAACTCGCCGGAATGGCAGAGCCGCATTCGCGCTATCGTGCCGAGCTACGGCGAGAAGTTAAACGGCAACGTGGCCCTGACCCAGCAGGTTTGGGATGACACCGCCGCGGCGCTGCAACTGACCAAGCCTCCGGTCATTCAGATGCCAGAGACGGCGCCGACCGCGACCGCCAAACCGGCAGAGACGCCGCGCGAGGCCTCGCCGCAGCACGATATGGCGCTGTAA
- a CDS encoding FAD:protein FMN transferase: MSDNRVYSYSAVLMGSPILLKLYSHDEALASRVFQLIKRYEDLLTVNRAQSQVMDINHAAGRHPVTVSRPVYQLIKCAKSASMVRDSAFNLAIGPLVKLWRIGFQGHRVPSAADIAARLPLTRPQDVILDDEKQSVWLAQAGMEIDLGAIAKGYIADRVRDYLGQQGIEQALINLGGNVHTLGEWAIGLKKPFAAAQELIGSIAVSGQSVVTSGTYERYFEQDGKRWHHILDPRSGYPLDNELDSVTVISADSLDGDIWTTLLYGLGVEKGCAALRQRDDIEAIFVTKNRDVILSSPQRIRFQLLDSGYQITDCTA, translated from the coding sequence ATGTCCGATAACCGCGTCTATAGCTACTCCGCCGTGCTGATGGGTTCGCCCATCCTGCTCAAACTCTATTCCCACGATGAGGCGCTGGCCTCCCGCGTATTTCAGTTAATTAAACGCTACGAAGATCTGCTCACCGTGAACCGGGCGCAGTCGCAGGTGATGGATATCAACCATGCCGCCGGGCGTCATCCCGTTACCGTTAGCCGTCCGGTGTATCAGCTGATTAAGTGCGCTAAATCCGCCAGTATGGTGCGCGACAGCGCCTTTAATCTGGCTATCGGCCCGCTGGTTAAACTGTGGCGCATTGGCTTTCAGGGGCATCGCGTGCCGTCGGCGGCGGATATAGCGGCCCGGCTGCCGTTAACCCGCCCGCAGGATGTCATTCTCGATGACGAAAAGCAGAGCGTGTGGCTGGCGCAGGCCGGAATGGAAATCGACCTTGGCGCAATCGCCAAAGGATATATCGCCGACCGGGTACGCGATTACCTGGGCCAGCAGGGGATCGAACAGGCGCTGATTAATCTCGGCGGCAATGTACATACGTTAGGGGAATGGGCGATTGGGCTGAAAAAACCCTTTGCCGCGGCGCAGGAACTTATCGGCTCGATTGCCGTTAGCGGGCAGTCGGTTGTCACTTCAGGCACCTATGAACGCTATTTCGAGCAGGATGGCAAACGCTGGCACCATATCCTCGATCCGCGCAGCGGCTATCCGCTGGATAACGAACTCGACAGCGTAACGGTTATTTCCGCGGATTCACTGGACGGAGATATCTGGACCACGCTGCTGTATGGCCTTGGCGTGGAGAAGGGCTGCGCGGCGTTGCGCCAGCGGGACGACATTGAAGCGATTTTTGTCACCAAAAACCGCGACGTAATTCTGTCGTCACCGCAGCGCATCCGCTTTCAACTGCTCGACAGCGGCTACCAGATTACTGACTGTACTGCTTGA
- a CDS encoding AEC family transporter — translation MTYVIIHALAPIFVIMLLGFWAGKAGMVDNKNVSLLNIFVMDFALPATLFSATVQTPWAGIVAQSPLVLVLTGAMWITYAAIYFLATSVFKRTPQDAAVLTLTVALPNYAALGLPILGSVLGEGASTSLSVAVSIACGSVLMTPFCLLILEREKARAADENSGSTLAMLPVLMWRSVKKPIVWGPLLGVVLSAIGIKMPDLLLASIKPLGLAATAAALFLTGVILSARKLQLNALIATSTIVKLLVQPFIAWGLVMLLGLHGSIAITAILMIALAAGFFGVVFGNRFGVQSPDAEAVLLLSSVLCILSLPLFISLTSGL, via the coding sequence ATGACTTATGTGATTATTCATGCTCTTGCCCCGATTTTCGTCATTATGCTGCTGGGCTTCTGGGCCGGTAAGGCCGGGATGGTAGATAACAAAAACGTCTCGCTGCTTAATATTTTTGTAATGGATTTTGCCTTACCCGCCACGCTGTTTAGCGCGACGGTACAAACGCCGTGGGCCGGTATCGTCGCCCAGTCGCCGCTGGTGCTGGTGCTGACCGGCGCGATGTGGATCACCTATGCCGCAATCTACTTCCTCGCCACCAGCGTGTTCAAACGCACGCCGCAGGATGCCGCGGTGCTGACCCTCACCGTCGCCCTGCCAAACTATGCCGCGTTAGGTCTGCCGATCCTCGGCAGCGTGCTGGGTGAAGGCGCGTCAACCTCGCTGTCGGTGGCGGTTTCTATCGCCTGCGGCTCGGTACTGATGACCCCGTTCTGCCTGCTGATTCTGGAGCGTGAAAAAGCCCGCGCCGCGGATGAAAACAGCGGTTCTACGCTGGCGATGCTGCCGGTGCTGATGTGGCGTTCAGTGAAAAAACCGATCGTCTGGGGCCCGCTGCTTGGGGTGGTGCTTTCCGCGATCGGTATTAAAATGCCGGACCTGCTGCTGGCGTCAATCAAACCGCTGGGCCTGGCCGCCACCGCCGCCGCGCTGTTCCTCACCGGGGTGATCCTGTCGGCACGTAAACTGCAGCTCAATGCGCTGATCGCTACATCAACCATCGTAAAACTGCTGGTGCAGCCGTTTATTGCCTGGGGTCTGGTGATGTTACTTGGTCTGCACGGTTCTATCGCCATTACCGCGATCCTGATGATTGCGCTGGCCGCCGGCTTCTTCGGCGTGGTCTTCGGCAACCGCTTCGGCGTGCAGTCTCCGGATGCTGAAGCCGTGCTGCTGTTAAGCTCGGTTCTGTGTATCCTGTCGCTACCGCTGTTTATCTCTTTGACTTCAGGACTGTAA
- the dcuR gene encoding two-component system response regulator DcuR: MINVLIVDDDAMVAELNRLYVARIPGFSCCGTASTLGKAQEMINDPQMAIDLVLLDVYMQQDNGLDLLPTIRASGRAIDVIMITSAADAATVQTAMHYGVVDYLIKPFQFPRFEEALTAWREKRKLMTGQPYYEQADVDRLLHGGTPEAADARKLPKGLTAQTLRTLCQWIDSHPDVEFSTDELAAAVNISRVSCRKYLIWLAQINILYTTIHYGATGRPVYRYRLVAEQYGLLKQYSQ, translated from the coding sequence GTGATAAATGTATTAATTGTTGACGACGATGCGATGGTTGCCGAGCTGAACCGCCTGTACGTGGCGCGCATCCCCGGTTTCAGCTGCTGCGGCACCGCGTCGACGCTCGGCAAAGCCCAGGAGATGATTAATGACCCGCAGATGGCGATCGATTTGGTGCTGCTGGACGTTTACATGCAGCAGGATAACGGCCTCGATCTGCTGCCGACCATTCGCGCCAGCGGACGCGCCATCGACGTGATTATGATAACTTCCGCCGCCGATGCCGCCACCGTCCAAACCGCTATGCACTATGGCGTGGTGGATTATCTGATTAAGCCCTTCCAGTTCCCGCGCTTTGAAGAAGCGCTGACCGCATGGCGTGAAAAACGCAAACTGATGACCGGCCAGCCCTATTACGAGCAGGCGGATGTCGATCGTCTGTTGCACGGCGGCACGCCGGAAGCGGCTGACGCGCGTAAGCTACCGAAAGGCTTAACGGCGCAAACTCTACGCACGCTGTGCCAGTGGATTGATAGCCACCCTGATGTGGAATTCTCTACCGATGAGCTGGCGGCGGCGGTGAATATCTCGCGCGTCTCATGCCGCAAGTATCTGATCTGGCTCGCGCAGATCAATATTCTCTATACCACCATCCATTACGGCGCGACCGGCCGACCGGTGTATCGCTACCGGCTGGTCGCCGAGCAGTATGGCCTGCTCAAGCAGTACAGTCAGTAA
- a CDS encoding malonate decarboxylase holo-ACP synthase, which translates to MSSTPRPHDLVWLNHASALEDIAEPWVAQQWRAALPVVVRRDVDGQARIPVGVRGMKREQRAAGWVQPRNIVRSVTPETLVEREALLCSPFVSQPPVQAAIALILHRWPWGWGVTGSTGYALATEIPVLHAASDLDLLIRAPQPLDREALLEWQARVAQLPCRADTQIETLYGAFALNEWLRDGRALLKTSRGARLTATPWHREE; encoded by the coding sequence ATGTCATCAACGCCGCGTCCTCACGATTTAGTTTGGTTAAACCACGCCAGCGCCCTGGAAGACATTGCCGAGCCGTGGGTGGCTCAACAGTGGCGAGCCGCGCTGCCGGTGGTGGTGAGGCGCGACGTTGACGGCCAGGCCCGCATCCCGGTTGGGGTGCGGGGCATGAAGCGCGAACAGCGCGCCGCCGGCTGGGTTCAGCCGCGCAATATCGTGCGCAGCGTCACCCCGGAGACGCTTGTCGAGCGCGAAGCATTACTCTGCTCGCCGTTTGTCTCGCAGCCGCCGGTCCAGGCGGCTATCGCCCTCATCTTACACCGCTGGCCCTGGGGCTGGGGCGTCACCGGCAGTACCGGCTACGCGCTGGCAACCGAAATCCCGGTGCTGCATGCGGCAAGCGATCTGGATTTGCTGATCCGCGCGCCGCAGCCGCTGGACCGCGAGGCATTGCTGGAATGGCAGGCCCGGGTGGCCCAACTACCGTGCCGCGCCGATACCCAGATAGAAACACTGTACGGCGCCTTCGCCCTTAATGAGTGGCTGCGCGATGGCCGCGCGCTGCTGAAAACATCCCGCGGCGCGCGCTTAACCGCGACGCCGTGGCACAGGGAGGAATGA
- the mdcH gene encoding malonate decarboxylase subunit epsilon: MKIIFTFPGQGGQRPAMLAAIPDREAILTQARAVLGDEVDTLDSADALKHTRAVQLCLLIAGVAWARELQRQGVDPQMVSGLSIGAFPAAVIAGALDFASALRLVALRGDLMEQAYPEGYGLTAIMGLTRPRVEALMQGHEVYLANLNAETQIVIAGRDDAMAEVAQLALQAGASKAQRLAVSVPSHCALLDKPAAALAKAFADVTLTRPQRAYLSGSTARVLWDPQRIADDLAMNMARTVHWQEAMIAADERDARLAIEMPPGGVLTCLTRQAGWRGETISLERSGVDVARHLAQRLSD, translated from the coding sequence ATGAAGATTATATTTACTTTTCCCGGTCAGGGCGGCCAGCGCCCCGCAATGCTGGCGGCAATCCCCGATCGCGAGGCTATCCTCACCCAGGCGCGCGCCGTGCTGGGGGATGAAGTCGATACCCTCGATAGCGCCGACGCGCTAAAGCATACCCGTGCAGTACAACTCTGTCTGCTGATCGCCGGGGTAGCCTGGGCGCGCGAGCTACAGCGCCAGGGCGTGGATCCGCAGATGGTCAGCGGGCTCTCTATCGGCGCGTTTCCGGCAGCGGTGATTGCCGGCGCGCTCGATTTCGCCAGCGCGCTGCGCCTGGTGGCGCTACGCGGCGATTTAATGGAGCAGGCTTATCCCGAAGGTTACGGGCTGACGGCGATTATGGGGCTGACCCGCCCGCGGGTTGAGGCGCTGATGCAGGGCCACGAGGTTTATCTTGCCAACCTGAACGCCGAAACGCAAATCGTGATCGCCGGGCGCGATGACGCCATGGCCGAGGTGGCGCAGCTGGCGCTGCAGGCTGGCGCCAGTAAAGCCCAACGGCTGGCGGTCAGCGTGCCGTCGCACTGCGCGCTGTTGGATAAACCTGCCGCAGCCCTGGCAAAAGCCTTTGCCGACGTCACCTTAACGCGCCCTCAGCGCGCCTATTTAAGCGGCTCGACGGCGCGCGTGCTGTGGGATCCGCAGCGGATCGCCGACGATCTGGCGATGAACATGGCGCGCACCGTGCATTGGCAGGAGGCGATGATCGCCGCTGATGAACGCGACGCAAGGCTGGCAATCGAGATGCCGCCCGGCGGCGTGCTCACCTGCCTGACCCGCCAGGCGGGCTGGCGCGGCGAGACAATTTCGCTGGAGCGCAGCGGCGTAGACGTCGCCCGCCATCTGGCGCAGCGGCTTAGCGATTAA
- the mdcE gene encoding biotin-independent malonate decarboxylase subunit gamma encodes MSQFPNRAALWLNKLAPDAPLMSGLCPSVQVADGQIDGENVRFIAVVPDANNHYPRAAGGEVGLLEGWTLAKVVNETIAADADLPVKRPIVAVIDVPSQAYGRREEAFGIHQALAGAAGAYAKARLAGHPVIGLIVGKAMSGAFLAHGYQANRLIAFNDSGVLVHAMGKESAARITLRTVEALEKLAATIPPMAYDVSNYATLGLLSALLDINHPDAPDEGDLSLVSRALRDAIADARTDTSLKCRLGAENRRSSQLVRDRMRASW; translated from the coding sequence ATGAGTCAGTTCCCAAACCGCGCCGCGCTGTGGCTGAATAAACTGGCGCCCGACGCGCCGCTGATGAGTGGTCTGTGCCCTTCGGTGCAGGTCGCAGATGGCCAGATTGATGGCGAAAACGTCCGCTTTATCGCCGTGGTGCCTGACGCTAACAACCACTATCCGCGCGCCGCCGGCGGCGAAGTCGGCCTGCTGGAAGGCTGGACGCTGGCGAAAGTGGTCAACGAAACCATCGCCGCCGACGCCGATCTGCCTGTCAAACGGCCGATCGTCGCGGTAATTGATGTCCCGAGCCAGGCCTATGGCCGCCGCGAAGAAGCCTTTGGCATCCACCAGGCCCTGGCCGGGGCGGCAGGCGCCTACGCCAAAGCCCGTCTTGCCGGCCACCCGGTGATTGGCCTGATTGTCGGAAAAGCGATGTCCGGGGCGTTTCTGGCCCACGGCTATCAGGCCAACCGCCTGATCGCCTTTAACGATAGCGGCGTGCTGGTTCACGCGATGGGTAAAGAATCGGCAGCGCGCATTACGCTGCGTACCGTAGAGGCGCTGGAGAAACTGGCGGCGACGATCCCGCCGATGGCCTACGACGTCAGCAACTACGCTACGCTCGGCCTGCTCTCCGCCCTGCTCGATATCAACCATCCGGATGCGCCAGACGAAGGCGATCTGTCACTGGTCAGCCGTGCCCTGCGCGACGCCATCGCTGACGCGCGCACCGATACCTCACTGAAGTGCCGTCTGGGCGCGGAAAACCGCCGCAGCTCGCAACTGGTTCGCGATCGCATGCGCGCCAGCTGGTAA
- a CDS encoding sensor histidine kinase, translated as MKEAELQPPARKRARSLKLSTAVTLMIGSVIGAVLLLVYALWFMQISNATRDGLKETALAVARTMADMPQVKRGLGEPPQSNIIQPLAQSITRRNDLLYAIVTDMRGIRYSHPDSAIIGKPFIGEDIRPTLAGRENVAINHGVLAPALRVFTPVFNEQHQQIGVVVVGISLSKVDEQIANSRWDVLLTILVSALVCAIGTWTLVRGLKRILLGLEPQDISTQFQQRQAMLHSLKEGVIAVDSSGQVTLINPAARGMLLSGPDKSIDRTPLLADLQEVLRSGEPIYDRALGCNGLLLISNTVPVRSQNAIVGAISTFRDKTEMSQLVQRLDGMMSYVDALRTTSHEFMNKLHVILGLLNMKSYDKLEEYVLQTAHAYQADIGEIQHRIKSPVVAGFLIGKIQRAKERGFTLNLAEESLVPDCPNEKQVTVLVTVLGNLIENALDAMSSQEEGEVSLLLHYQDGWLSGEVSDDGPGIPAANIDAIFNKGFSTKGENRGVGLFLANQQLHELGGTLSVESEPGVFTQFFVHLPWDSKRKKA; from the coding sequence ATGAAGGAAGCCGAGCTACAGCCGCCCGCCCGCAAGCGCGCCCGCAGCCTGAAATTAAGTACCGCCGTCACGCTGATGATTGGCAGCGTTATCGGCGCGGTGCTGCTGCTGGTCTACGCGCTATGGTTTATGCAAATCAGTAACGCCACTCGCGACGGCTTAAAAGAGACGGCGCTGGCGGTGGCGCGCACCATGGCCGATATGCCGCAGGTGAAGCGCGGTCTCGGCGAGCCGCCGCAGAGCAATATTATTCAGCCGCTGGCGCAGTCCATTACCCGGCGTAACGACCTGCTTTACGCGATTGTGACCGACATGCGCGGCATTCGCTATTCGCATCCGGATAGCGCCATCATCGGTAAACCCTTTATCGGCGAGGATATCCGCCCGACCCTCGCCGGGCGGGAAAACGTGGCGATTAACCACGGCGTACTGGCGCCGGCGCTGCGCGTGTTTACCCCGGTATTCAATGAACAGCATCAGCAGATAGGCGTGGTAGTGGTAGGTATTTCGCTGAGTAAAGTCGACGAACAGATCGCCAATAGCCGCTGGGACGTTCTGCTGACCATTCTGGTCAGCGCGCTGGTCTGCGCTATCGGCACCTGGACCCTGGTGCGCGGCTTAAAACGTATTCTGCTGGGGCTGGAGCCGCAGGATATCTCCACCCAGTTCCAGCAGCGACAAGCGATGCTGCACTCGCTGAAAGAAGGCGTGATCGCCGTGGATAGCAGCGGCCAGGTCACGCTGATTAACCCGGCCGCCCGCGGCATGTTACTTAGCGGGCCGGATAAAAGCATCGATCGCACCCCGCTGCTTGCGGACCTGCAGGAAGTTCTGCGTAGCGGCGAGCCTATCTATGACCGAGCGCTCGGCTGTAATGGCTTATTGCTGATCAGCAATACCGTCCCGGTGCGCAGCCAGAACGCCATCGTCGGCGCGATCAGCACCTTCCGCGATAAGACCGAGATGAGTCAACTGGTGCAGCGGCTGGACGGCATGATGAGCTACGTCGATGCCCTGCGCACCACTTCGCACGAGTTTATGAACAAGCTGCACGTGATCCTCGGCCTGCTGAATATGAAAAGCTATGACAAGTTGGAAGAATATGTGCTGCAAACCGCCCATGCCTATCAGGCCGATATCGGCGAAATTCAGCACCGGATAAAATCGCCGGTGGTCGCCGGCTTCCTGATTGGTAAAATCCAGCGCGCCAAAGAGCGAGGCTTCACGTTGAACCTCGCCGAAGAGAGCCTGGTGCCGGATTGCCCAAATGAAAAACAGGTCACCGTGCTGGTGACGGTGTTGGGCAATCTGATTGAAAATGCGCTGGACGCGATGAGCAGCCAGGAGGAAGGCGAAGTGAGCCTGCTATTGCACTATCAGGATGGCTGGTTAAGCGGCGAAGTGAGCGACGACGGCCCGGGGATCCCGGCGGCCAATATCGACGCCATCTTTAATAAGGGCTTCTCCACCAAAGGCGAAAATCGCGGCGTCGGCCTGTTTCTCGCCAACCAGCAGCTCCACGAACTCGGCGGCACGTTGTCCGTCGAGTCCGAGCCTGGCGTATTTACCCAATTTTTTGTTCACCTGCCCTGGGATAGTAAAAGGAAAAAAGCGTGA
- a CDS encoding N-acetylmuramic acid 6-phosphate etherase, producing MSSKPTASMLERRHPQTRHIDTLATLDMLTLLQQDNKQIAVAIDACLPQITRLVDNAAATLSRGGRLVIVGAGASGQAALQTVNDYSPEANHSLVAMIAGGEGSALQAAERAANDYDAGLRDMQLLSLSANDMLLALTVSGKTPWVWGAMRHAWSLGTPIAILTQQPDSEAAQLADIMIAPQTGPEAVAGYGNPKAQLAQRQILTLLTTGLAVRSGKVFGNLRVDLQATSPRWEERQIAMVMAAAECTRAQAKAALASCNQHCRTAILMLMTGLDAWQARDLLSENNNHLRVALAEAQEKTLSNVN from the coding sequence ATGAGCAGTAAGCCAACCGCATCAATGCTGGAACGACGCCACCCGCAAACGCGCCATATCGATACGCTCGCCACCCTCGATATGCTGACCCTGCTGCAGCAGGATAACAAACAGATAGCCGTTGCCATCGATGCCTGCCTGCCGCAGATTACCCGGCTGGTGGATAACGCCGCGGCGACCCTGAGCCGGGGAGGACGGCTGGTGATCGTTGGCGCCGGGGCATCCGGGCAGGCGGCGTTGCAAACGGTTAATGACTATTCCCCTGAAGCCAATCACTCACTGGTGGCGATGATCGCCGGTGGCGAAGGGAGCGCGCTGCAGGCCGCCGAGCGGGCGGCTAACGATTATGACGCGGGCTTACGGGATATGCAGCTATTGTCCCTGAGCGCTAACGATATGCTGCTGGCGCTCACCGTCAGCGGCAAAACGCCGTGGGTGTGGGGAGCCATGCGTCACGCCTGGTCGCTGGGGACGCCGATTGCGATCCTGACGCAGCAGCCTGATAGCGAAGCCGCGCAGCTGGCGGATATTATGATTGCGCCGCAGACCGGGCCGGAAGCGGTGGCGGGTTATGGCAATCCGAAAGCGCAACTGGCGCAGCGGCAGATCCTCACCCTGTTAACCACCGGCCTTGCGGTACGCAGCGGCAAAGTGTTCGGCAACCTGCGCGTTGATCTACAGGCAACCAGCCCGCGCTGGGAGGAGCGGCAAATCGCCATGGTGATGGCCGCCGCAGAGTGTACGCGCGCGCAAGCTAAAGCCGCGTTGGCCAGTTGCAATCAGCATTGTCGGACGGCGATTCTGATGCTAATGACGGGGCTCGATGCCTGGCAGGCGCGGGATCTGCTCAGCGAAAACAACAACCATTTGCGTGTCGCCCTGGCTGAAGCGCAAGAGAAAACGCTCAGTAACGTTAATTAA